The DNA window AAGGCAGGTCCACTAATGGCCTTTTCGGTTGGGTTCACCCGTTTCGTTATTTCAAGTGATCCGGGTTCGGCTAAGGACATTCTCAGTAGTTCTGCCTTCGCTGATCGTCCCATTAAGGAATCCGCTTACGAGCTCTTGTTTAATCGGGCAATGGGATTTGCTCCCTTTGGAGAATACTGGAGAGAGCTAAGAAGGATTTCAGCTACTTACATGTTTAGCCCGAAGAAAATAGCTTGTGCTGAAGGATTCCGTAAGAACATCTGTCATCAGATGATCACACAAGTAAGaatactcttttttatttttacttttaaatgatAATGAGTATAAAAGACAATTAGTTATAAATGAGTGTTTCTTTACGCAGGTAAAAACACAAATGGATCTAAAAGGGGATGTTGAGATCAAGCAAGTTCTTCACTATGGTTCATTGAATAACATGATGATGACTGTTTTTGGAAAGTATTATGATTTTGGTGAAAATGGGGACGGTTTGGAATTAGAGGGATTTGTTAGTGAAGGATACAAGTTACTAGGGACATTCAATTGGAGCGATCATTTCCCGATTCTAGGTTGGCTTGATGTTCAAGGTGTGAGAAGGAGAAGTAGGAAACTAGTTTCTAAAGTGGATGGGTTTGTTAGAAAGATCATAGACGATCACAGCATGGTTACTGATCAGGACAATAATCATGGATACTTTGTTGATGTTCTTCTTGATCTTGAGAGAGAGAACAAGATCACCCGATCTGATATGGTCGCTGTTCTATGGgtaatgttttttcttatatcttttcaaaattttctaatttgtaTTTTCTTACTTAGAATCCTCTTTCTTGACTTCACTAGCCAACCTTATTATCTACaagatatgaaaaatatgtagaAAGGAAAAATAGTTAGAACATTTTCGTAAATGAATGTacatgttaaattttattaaacaaaaaactaattttatttcatgtGTTACTTTTATCATGTCCGCCCTTAGTTTCCTGTGACTACTTTGTTTctcattttaacaaattattaatttcttgaaaatatttgtattctcattttttaaaagatatttatttccttgcttctatatataagttttttgatttacataataataattgatgatgaaaacatttatataaatactctttATCAATGAATGCAGGAAATGATCTTCAGAGGAACAGATACTGTTGCAATTCTATTagaatggattctagcaagacTAGTTCTTCATCCAGACATTCAAGCCAAAGCTCTCGCCGAAATTGAAACAACTATTGGCTCTTCAAGGGCGGTAATGGAATCTGATATCCCAAACCTGCCATACCTCCAAGCCATCGTAAAAGAGACTCTAAGAATGCACCCTCCAGGCCCCCTCCTTTCATGGGCTCGTCTTGCAATCCACGACACACATGTTGGGCAGTACTTTGTCCCTGCAGGGACCACGGCCATGGTGAATATGTGGGCCATAGCACATGACAAAGGAATTTGGTCGGAGCCAGAAGAGTTCAGGCCAGAGAGATTCATTGAACAGGATGTGTCTGTCATGGGGTCTGACATGAGGCTCGCCCCTTTTGGTTCAGGAAGGAGGGTATGTCCCGGGAAAACTATGGGTCTAGCTACCGTTCATATTTGGTTGGCTGTGCTTCTTCAGAACTTTGAGTGGACCTCTAAGGATGATGTGGATTTGACTGAGGTTCTCAAGATGTCCATGGAAATGAAGAATCCCTTGGTGTGTAAAGCTGTTGCAAGGGTTTTTTGAGCATGCTTGTTGGCTCCTTCTGAAGAGAACTCCTAAACTATGTTATGTTGTTTGTGTTTGTTTGATGCATGTTTTCTATGTTTGTGtttgttatgtttttcaaaaactatGTTATGTTGTTGTGTTTGTTTGATGCTTGTTTTCTAACCTTGTGTTTTctatgtttttcaaaaactatGTTATGTTTTTGTGTTTGTTTAATGCATGTTTCTAAGCTTGTGTTTTCTATGTTTTTCAATTTGtgtgttttgttttataaaatctcATATCTGATAACTTTAACTTTATGAGATAAACTATAAATCAATAATCCGTTTATTAGAAAAACTTGAAATAATacgtataaaattattattttaaaccaaaatGTTCTTGACCTTATCATCACATCTAAACTCGTCTCACTCTACAAAATAGatacataatcaaatattagattcATGTAGAAGTTTGTTACCTTTAATATCGAactaattcttaaattttatgtcatttttctttttctttatgttTCTTTGGTATTGATAGAAAAAACACTTAGAAGATTATCTTATATTTAGTGGATAAAGAATTTAATTTGgcaattttcatatattattttattccttaattttatttcattagtagttaaatatatttattcaccATCCTACTTAATCAATCTccctattttgttttattttttttatttaacacaaataattgataaattaattaatcaaccatttatttttatttttgttataaaatattttgaaggaaCTATATGATtgatttaaaaagtttattgtaaggtgaaacataaaataattataacaactTAATTATCTAACTTCCAAGTTAAGCCTCAGTATCACACacatgattaataaataaattaatcgatcattcatttttatgtgtgttataaaatattttgaagaaattctATGGTTATTCAAATGGTTCATTATAAAtcgttatataaaatattttgataacttgattatcaaactttcatattgaatcccaatattttttataaacaagaTATGAATATATACGGACCCTTATGCTTGTATATATGATGAAAACTTTATAGTTAAAGTGTGAGATAGtgtcttataaataattttagaaagatTTTTCGCATTATTATACTTTTCtgataatatcataaatataaaaaaaattatttttcttatgaaaataagaaatagaTGATTAGATTGCTCTCACCGTTCATAAAGAAAACATTaccttaaatattaatttataaagataaagatgGTTCCTCTTTTCttaaacataattaatgttCATCAATCccataatcataaatattatttttttatactttataattttaatctttagtTCCGAAATATcgcatttaatattaaatatattttaaatttaataaaaatgtgtaTTACATTAATTATGAATCTAAAAACATATCAtgattacccatgtaaatcatgtttaacaataaatttattgacaaaaaaatgcattaagattaaattttgtattaaaccacgttaatttttttaacaaaatcattttttaataataattctaacgACAAATACTTGCATTTGACTTAAAttcttattcaattaaaattaattaacaaaaccaTATCATATCATAAATTTAGTGATAAAGAATTTACATGTGGGAAAAATTCtcattcaataatatttatttagcaaaatcatattttaatcaaaaataacaGCAAATTAATGCGaagtttgttatatttaatattgaacaatttcttAAACTTTATGTATCTCTTTATGTTTCTCTtgtattgataaaaataaacttagattttcttatatttaatcgataaagaatttaatttgtcaatttttatatattttattctattcattaattttatttaatgagtAGTCAAATAAGTTTGTTCACCATCCTACATAATCAACCtccctatttttatttttttatttatgtaaaatattttaaaggaactgtataattgatttaaaaagttCATTGTATAgtgaaacataaaataattttaacaaattaattataaaactttaaaattaagtcTTAATATCTTTATGCACATGATATGATCATGTATGCCTCTTATCTAATTAAGTTTAACAtatatctttctttttatttattttacccacataattaataaattaattaatcaatcatttatctttatatgtgttataaaatattttgaagagaTGTATGGTTATTCAAATGGTTCATTATAAATagttacataaaatattttgataacttaattatcaaactttcatattgAATCCCAAAATATTCTTTATACACATGATAGACATATGTATTGCTTCTTATGCTTGTAGGATgaaaactttataattaaaGTGTGATATGGAGTcgaacaaataatttttaaagatttttttgcATCATTATACTTTTCCGAAAAAcccacaaatattataaaaaatattttttattattaacctAACAGAAAGACGATTAGATTGCTCTCACGgttcataaagaaaatatgacCTTCAATACTAGTTTATGAAGATAAAGATGGTTTCTCATTCCTTATCATAATTAATGTTCATCAATCccataatcttaaataatctgtctttcctattttataattttaatcttttaattcgAAAATATCGTATTTAGTATCAAATATATTcacaaattgaataaaaataggaatgtttattacattaattaagaCCCTAAATACAATAGCATGATAACCAATATAAAtcatgtttaataataaatttattgacaaaaACATGAATTATGATTAAAGTTGTATTAAACCACGTTAATTTATACaacaaaatcatgttttaataataattctaaagaGAAATATTTGCATTTGACCTAAAttcttattcaattaaaattaattaataaaatcatatctTAACATAAATTTAGTGATAAAGAATTTACATGTGGACAAAATTCTCATTCAATAagaattatttaacaaaatcatactttaataataaatctaacgACAAATTAATGCGAAGTCGTAACACACTATTAACTTCTTGAAcatattttcattcttattttctaaatatatatatatatatataaatatatatatctttgcTTTTGTATCTATGTTTTTGATTTACTTCATCATTAATGTTTAAGTCTTTCCACCAAAAacactcatattttatatagagcaatcaatcttcaaatcaaatgataaataaatttaaaaaaaagctAGTTATTAGTTGTTAATTTTCCATTGATGTTAGTAATATCGCAATGGAAGAAAAAATGGAAGCCATGAAGGCACAATACAAGTCATTTCATCTTTTTGATGCATCGCATTCTAATTTaggtaatatttttatgttaaattgtttaatatttatatatattaattcgaAGTACAATATTTTTGTCATTAAAACTTGTAAATAGTATTAAGATAATATAGATGAGGAAGAAGACTAAACATGTATTCTTTATAACTATATTcttgtatttgattaaaaaaaattctctatcGAACTCTTAGATCGAGGTCCGTTAGTACATTACCTTACTCTTGGATCTCGAGTGGGATATAAATGATTTGCATCCATTAATTTAATATGGAATGACTAAATTTGGATTAGAAAACTATGaagataatttaatccaatAAGTCTTAGTACTTTTCTACTAAGTTAACTATGATTAATAGAGTTgtaaatatattgtattataattGGGTAATGTGTGAGGCCACGCtaattgttatattaaataaaatgaaatgataattcattattaatatatgataaattattaatatcaaataatattatttatttatgaattaaagttatatttaattaaacgaatttaattatagaattaagatttacaaatcttttatttatttataaaataaataatatataattaaatgtgttaattatgtacttaatattttaaagaatatattttttatttatgaaataaattattatatatataatcaaaaagtTAATTTAGAGAAAAGTTATGATTTTTGTATTTctcttcttaaatattttaagcttatttatatgatagatagataataacattttagtgtaaaaaataattaatttctaaaagtTATTAACTTAGATATACACTATACATTTCTTTCTCGAAGTTTTTGGGAGAGAACAcaaatattactttatttaaataattatgagtgaaaactataattaatttacatgaGATAATCTATCTTTTCAACAAAGCAATATTGAGATTgtacgtgtgaaagtgtgaggttacaggatgagaggtcgattgagattgagatTGATAATTGGTTTACCAATGAATAAGATGTCAGTGACATTGTAATTAATGGTTAGTTTACTGAGCGATAAGAGGTCGATTAAGGTTGTCTGCTGAAAGATAAGAGATGTGTGCGTATGTGTGATTGGGATTGACGGTTGATTTGTCAAGAGATAAGAGTCGTATGAAATTGTGACGTCATACTATGAAGAGGTtcattgagattggtggttggtttggtgagAGATAAGAAGCGCGTGGAAATAATTATGTcatgagatgagaggtcaattaaaattggtagttggtttgccgagggataagaggttgGTAACAAAGAATCGTAAAGTCACGAAATTAAAGGTTAAGTGTGGTTGatagttggtttgtcgagggattaaaaacatgtaaaattATGAGGTCACGAAAAGAGAGGTCGATGAGATTAGTGGTTTGTTTTCCAAGCGATAAAAGGTCATTAAGATTGAGATTGTTGTTTGGTTTGCTGAGAGATAAGAAATCGGTAAAACAATGATCGAAAGATCACGAGATTaaaggtcgattgtgattggtggttaaaaatatatgtaaatgagatgttgatggaccgaagtgtgaggtcataatACTAGAGATCGactgagattggtggttgatttttcGAGAAATAAGAGGCGTCtgaatgtgtgaggtcacgagattaataTGTCGATTGGAATtttaatggttggtttgtcgaaggataaaagacgtgtgaaagtgtgtgaggtcataaTATTAGAAATAAGAGTTGTTCATTGGGAAAAAGAATACTGGTGGTTAAATGTGTGACTGAGACGAGTGGCTGACCGGAGTGTGAAAGTGAGGTCATAAGATTAAATGTCGATtggattagtggttggtttgcaAAAGTGAGGATAAAGAGGTCGTggtaatgatatgagatggttgAGGTACAAAATACTCgaagtgaggtcacaagatttgTATTAGATGTTCATTGGAGAACaaaaaatattggtggttaaatatatgaatgaatttgttgGTTTACTGAAAAAGTGAGGGTAAAGAAGTTGGTGATACGATGAGATGATTGGTTTGATAAAAGTGATGGTAAAAGATATTGGTACTGTTGAAATATTGAGTGCAAtagtgaggtcacaagattagtaatatgagaggtcTATTAGTTATAAATGATATTGTTGGTTAACCAAGTAATGAGAGTAAGAGGTCGGTGCTGatgagaaaaaatttaaataaatgtctttttatcaaatttattatcctTTTTTTATTGTGAATAACACAAACAACGATGATTGAGAGGAGGAAGATGTTCACTAGGTTGTCTCAACAATTGAAACCCCTCATGTACAGACTTATAGATGTTGACGACGAAGAGGATAATGAAGACGATgaaaattgttataatataaagataatttatatacctgtaagatattatcacaaataataagttttgataatatcaatattatattagtttccttatatatataatctattgtCTATATAATATACCTATTTATTTAACTCAAAATGtatcattcaatacaatattCTACTCTTTATTCTAACATAGTATAAGAGCCTAATTTTATTGTTGAGCTACAAAATCTACTATTCCGCTATCTTCATCAACGATTACTTTAACTAaaggtgttcaatatttggtatgAACCAAATATCCGACAGAATTTGAATTCACCAAATTCGAAAAAattgaattcgaattttattttttatttttattttcgaatcgaattttaaacctaTTCGAATTTAAATTAGGTTTTCGATTTGGTTGAGATTTAAGTTCGAAAACCAAATCGAAaactgaatttattttttatgatttattttaattatatattttactacatattatataatttattatatattattaaataattatacattttattattaattaatttaggtcaTCCGCTAGTCCTCTATAATCTCTAAAACTCTAATCCCTCACTTCAACCGTCCACTTTTGAGTCTTGACctatctctctttctttctcgtCGAATACACTTACCATCATCATAAACACCTTTCCACTATCATATCTGGTGGTCGTCAACattgttttacttttacttccgCCGTTTATCTGTCGAACATTAACGGTCAATCACTAAGcatagtttaaatgatttatatatttttttataattttagtagaTAAGATATCAAATAACTTGTTTATTCTGATAACTCTCTTAAGAATATTTCTTTCATATTATGGGTatggggtgttcaatatttggtctaaatCGAATATCtgataaaatttgaataaactgaattctctttctttctcgtCGAATACACTTACCATCATCATAAACACCTTTCCACCTATCAGTCCAAAAGTGCTCCAAGGATTCATCAAGATTCTTCCATGAACTAATTTTCTAGTCATTCTTCTTCTCTTAAGCTCTGAaaccaaatattttgaatttttttagtttgaccAAAATGCTTACAACTACTAAAGACTAGACCAAGGCTCCTTCACTACATCATCATTAGTTATAAATACTGTTCATACAGTGAAATGCTCACTCAATTTGTATCTGCcttcattttaaaattcaagaagCTCGGGCTTTCGTTTGCCAAAACTATCTTTGTTGTGTCCACCTTGAGTTGAGTTTTGCATAAGAGAGGATCTAGAGACTAAAGTTGTGTATACATAATGTTGCATtgtgttaaatatttatcattagaGTTATAGAGTTATAagacttataataatataaaaactaacataactataaataaatcaatatatggCTTGGTTGAAAAAACTAAACTTTTTAAGTATTGTTgtgtttaatcattttttttaattcatttaaaaattatttttgttttagataTCTTaatggggtatttatttaaatgaaataatattatgaaatacactttaattatgtatatattaaccaatgtaattaaatttattcgtTAACTACATTATAGCTCTAAGCGTTTCCAAACATGCTCATAATTTCAAGTATATCTCTTTGTCTTCGACCAAGTAATTATGAAGAAtatttcaatcatatatatatatatttgtatgtaATAAAATTAGTCCTGATTAATTAGTATATGGAAAATCTTTAAATTGGATATGCACAATATTCCGTTGATTTGATTCTAGCAAAAACTAGTACTTCATCCAACCTTTTAAGCCTATACTATAGTTCAGTAAATTGACATCAATATAGACTCTTCAAATGTTATAATTGATTTCAATCAATAAAACCTCCAAACCATCTTTGGTAGAATTTGCACCACCCACCTAGAGCAGAATCCGCCCATGGTAAATTAATGTGTGGGCCACAGCACATGACAAATGTTGTCATGCATGAAGAAAATTAACTACGTGCATCCTTGCATGTCTCTGCATTTTCAATTCAATACGTGTATCCTTGCATGGCTCTGCATTttcagaaaaatattaaaatatttgtatccaTTGCATGGCTCTGCTTTTTTCAGAGCTTTTAGTGAGTCCAAATAATAACAACGTGGAGCTGACTAGACTCTTAAGATTttaaaggaaatgaaaaatCCTTAATTTGTTGTGTTAAGAGATGTTTTAGTATGTTAATTCTTTCTGGTGGGTcttccaaaattaatatatgggTTTTCTAAGTTTGCATTTTCTTGGGATTTAGTTAATCATGCAACTTTTGAGTCAGTTCTCTTTTTAATATTacctatatataattaaaatgtttagtttaatttcattttaaatagattgaatgttataaaatttattttgtatgtttctTCTTGCCCTCCCTACAAATACGAACACTCCATTCCTTCTTTCATCACCACTTCCTACTTTCATATCTCtctcttaacaaaaaaaaaaaaatgtcttcgGGAATAGGCCTCTTTGTTCTACCAGATGACTCCTCCTCCACCTTGCTCAGCATCCAACTTTTCCTCTTTCTCGCTATCTTAACCGCTGTTTTCAGATTCTGGCTAGTCCCGGGTGGTCTTGCATGGGCTCTTTCCAAAGCAAAAACCGGTGCCCCCATTCCCGGACCATCTGGATTTCCCCTTATCGGACTCATTTTCACTTTCATGAGTTCTTTGACTCATAGAAAACTTGCAAACCTTTCTCAGACCTTAAAGGCAGGTCCACTAATGGCCTTTTCGGTTGGGTTCACCCGTTTCGTTATTTCAAGTGATCCGGGTTCGGCTAAGGACATTCTCAGTAGTTCTGCCTTCGCTGATCGTCCCATTAAGGAATCCGCTTACGAGCTCTTGTTTAATCGGGCAATGGGATTTGCTCCCTTTGGAGAATACTGGAGAGAGCTAAGAAGGATTTCAGCTACTTACATGTTTAGCCCGAAGAAAATAGCTTGTGCTGAAGGATTCCGTAAGAACATCTGTCATCAGATGATCACACAAGTAAGaatactcttttttatttttacttttaaatgatAATGAGTATAAAAGACAATTAGTTATAAATGAGTGTTTCTTTACGCAGGTAAAAACACAAATGGATCTAAAAGGGGATGTTGAGATCAAGCAAGTTCTTCACTATGGTTCATTGAATAACATGATGATGACTGTTTTTGGAAAGTATTATGATTTTGGTGAAAATGGGGACGGTTTGGAATTAGAGGGATTTGTTAGTGAAGGATACAAGTTACTAGGGACATTCAATTGGAGCGATCATTTCCCGATTCTAGGTTGGCTTGATGTTCAAGGTGTGAGAAGGAGAAGTAGGAAACTAGTTTCTAAAGTGGATGGGTTTGTTAGAAAGATCATAGACGATCACAGCATGGTTACTGATCAGGACAATAATCATGGATACTTTGTTGATGTTCTTCTTGATCTTGAGAGAGAGAACAAGATCACCCGATCTGATATGGTCGCTGTTCTATGGgtaatgttttttcttatatcttttcaaaattttctaatttgtaTTTTCTTACTTAGAATCCTCTTTCTTGACTTCACTAGCCAACCTTATTATCTACAAGATAAGAAAAATATGTAGAAAGGAAAAATAGTTAGAACATTTTCGTAAATGAATGTacatgttaaattttattaaacaaaaaactaattttatttcatgtGTTACTTTTATCATGTCGGCCCTTAGTTTCCTGTGACTACTTTGTTTctcattttaacaaattattaatttcttgaaaatatttgtattctcattttttaaaagatatttatttccttgcttctatatataagttttttgatttacataataataattgatgatgaaaacatttatataaatactctttATCAATGAATGCAGGAAATGATCTTCAGAGGAACAGATACTGTTGCAATTCTATTagaatggattctagcaagacTAGTTCTTCATCCAGACATTCAAGCCAAAGCTCTCGCCGAAATTGAAACAACTATTGGCTCTTCAAGGGCGGTAATGGAATCTGATATCCCAAACCTGCCATACCTCCAAGCCATCGTAAAAGAGACTCTAAGAATGCACCCTCCAGGCCCCCTCCTTTCATGGGCTCGTCTTGCAATCCACGACACACATGTTGGGCAGTACTTTGTCCCTGCAGGGACCACGGCCATGGTGAATATGTGGGCCATAGCACATGACAAAGGAATTTGGTCGGAGCCAGAAGAGTTCAGGCCAGAGAGATTCATTGAACAGGATGTGTCTGTCATGGGGTCTGACATGAGGCTCGCCCCTTTTGGTTCAGGAAGGAGGGTATGTCCCGGGAAAACTATGGGTCTAGCTACCGTTCATATTTGGTTGGCTGTGCTTCTTCAGAACTTTGAGTGGACCTCTAAGGATGATGTGGATTTGACTGAGGTTCTCAAGATGTCCATGGAAATGAAGAATCCCTTGGTGTGTAAAGCTGTTGCAAGGGTTTTTTGAGCATGCTTGTTGGCTCCTTCTGAAGAGAACTCCTAAACTATGTTATGTTGTTTGTGTTTGTTTGATGCATGTTTTCTATGTTTGTGtttgttatgtttttcaaaaactatGTTATGTTGT is part of the Impatiens glandulifera chromosome 1, dImpGla2.1, whole genome shotgun sequence genome and encodes:
- the LOC124922367 gene encoding cytochrome P450 78A5-like, with translation MSSLTHRKLANLSQTLKAGPLMAFSVGFTRFVISSDPGSAKDILSSSAFADRPIKESAYELLFNRAMGFAPFGEYWRELRRISATYMFSPKKIACAEGFRKNICHQMITQVKTQMDLKGDVEIKQVLHYGSLNNMMMTVFGKYYDFGENGDGLELEGFVSEGYKLLGTFNWSDHFPILGWLDVQGVRRRSRKLVSKVDGFVRKIIDDHSMVTDQDNNHGYFVDVLLDLERENKITRSDMVAVLWEMIFRGTDTVAILLEWILARLVLHPDIQAKALAEIETTIGSSRAVMESDIPNLPYLQAIVKETLRMHPPGPLLSWARLAIHDTHVGQYFVPAGTTAMVNMWAIAHDKGIWSEPEEFRPERFIEQDVSVMGSDMRLAPFGSGRRVCPGKTMGLATVHIWLAVLLQNFEWTSKDDVDLTEVLKMSMEMKNPLVCKAVARVF
- the LOC124922368 gene encoding cytochrome P450 78A5-like, translating into MSSLTHRKLANLSQTLKAGPLMAFSVGFTRFVISSDPGSAKDILSSSAFADRPIKESAYELLFNRAMGFAPFGEYWRELRRISATYMFSPKKIACAEGFRKNICHQMITQVKTQMDLKGDVEIKQVLHYGSLNNMMMTVFGKYYDFGENGDGLELEGFVSEGYKLLGTFNWSDHFPILGWLDVQGVRRRSRKLVSKVDGFVRKIIDDHSMVTDQDNNHGYFVDVLLDLERENKITRSDMVAVLWEMIFRGTDTVAILLEWILARLVLHPDIQAKALAEIETTIGSSRAVMESDIPNLPYLQAIVKETLRMHPPGPLLSWARLAIHDTHVGQYFVPAGTTAMVNMWAIAHDKGIWSEPEEFRPERFIEQDVSVMGSDMRLAPFGSGRRVCPGKTMGLATVHIWLAVLLQNFEWTSKDDVDLTEVLKMSMEMKNPLVCKAVARVF